One stretch of Oncorhynchus keta strain PuntledgeMale-10-30-2019 chromosome 16, Oket_V2, whole genome shotgun sequence DNA includes these proteins:
- the LOC118395421 gene encoding uncharacterized protein LOC118395421: MASHTLLCCSVFLLFLFPASSFPTIDSIMDLRDIWYGNSFPRHGLYLLYWFVDQSEIDINHDIIQTHFDPARGDYGFGYFDNNDSFLPALTDPKSQAYYAVGDISKANSWALPEYVTENYYNSLKSGNRNRDRVIVRVVQAEGSNQSRLDEVLVTELCPLNVNRANFFHPNHTYTISFNLLREIQMLRVHWRNDTLGGLEAFLGQAGYQTCPSPEFQVCSAKSVRFQRLQMVEMKTEDDCHPLRLDVKPAENGYLKMSWSNLPKSIMDRYMVVGLFKDDASTTKLAESSVGNDTSGTSDVSVALNPGLQVRLLKKCPWDTTEREVWRGAEFDDADSLIPVIMKGYDASLQLYTKNGYACARLFVKKSFTDWKDVFYYSWVGFYSANSVSNNEYQTFQWAGSFTKDTPTDEIPEYDVYVYESSMATSPGAQVRFMLTEYNEVARTVAWESQP, from the coding sequence ATGGCATCGCACACCTTACTCTGCTGTTCCGTCTTCCTACTGTTTCTGTTCCCTGCCTCTTCATTTCCGACCATTGATTCAATCATGGATCTAAGAGACATATGGTACGGCAACAGCTTCCCACGACATGGTCTCTATCTGCTTTACTGGTTTGTTGACCAATCAGAGATCGACATCAACCACGACATCATCCAAACCCATTTCGATCCAGCCAGAGGTGACTATGGCTTTGGTTACTTCGATAATAACGACAGTTTCCTCCCAGCTCTGACCGATCCAAAGAGCCAAGCTTACTACGCAGTGGGAGATATCAGTAAAGCTAACTCATGGGCCTTGCCTGAGTATGTCACTGAAAACTACTACAACTCACTGAAATCTGGCAATAGAAATAGGGACAGGGTCATAGTCAGGGTTGTCCAGGCAGAAGGGTCAAATCAGTCCAGGTTGGACGAGGTCTTGGTCACTGAACTTTGTCCACTCAATGTCAACCGAGCAAATTTCTTCCATCCAAATCACACGTACACCATTAGCTTCAACCTCTTACGAGAAATCCAGATGTTACGGGTCCATTGGAGGAACGACACATTGGGCGGTTTGGAGGCATTTCTGGGGCAAGCTGGCTACCAAACGTGCCCGTCACCTGAATTCCAGGTCTGTTCCGCAAAGTCGGTCCGATTCCAAAGGCTTCAGATGGTGGAAATGAAGACTGAGGATGATTGTCACCCGCTGAGGCTTGACGTCAAACCAGCCGAGAACGGCTACCTGAAAATGAGTTGGAGCAACCTACCAAAGTCCATCATGGACCGTTACATGGTGGTGGGGCTTTTCAAGGACGATGCTAGTACGACCAAACTAGCTGAGTCCTCCGTCGGCAACGACACATCTGGAACCTCAGACGTTTCCGTGGCCCTGAACCCCGGTCTTCAGGTCAGGCTCCTCAAAAAATGTCCCTGGGACACGACCGAAAGAGAAGTCTGGCGTGGTGCCGAGTTTGACGATGCGGACAGTTTGATTCCTGTCATCATGAAAGGCTACGATGCCAGTCTGCAGCTCTACACAAAAAATGGCTACGCCTGCGCTCGCCTGTTTGTGAAGAAGTCCTTCACTGACTGGAAGGACGTGTTTTATTACTCGTGGGTAGGGTTCTACTCTGCGAACAGTGTCAGTAACAACGAGTACCAAACCTTCCAGTGGGCAGGGTCTTTCACTAAAGATACTCCCACAGATGAGATACCTGAATATGATGTCTATGTTTATGAGTCCAGTATGGCCACTTCTCCAGGTGCCCAGGTCCGATTCATGCTGACGGAATACAACGAAGTAGCACGTACGGTAGCCTGGGAAAGTCAACCCTAA